The Rhodopseudomonas palustris genome window below encodes:
- a CDS encoding ABC transporter permease → MKRWLPFEWIAAVRFLLDGATQTLVIVGGIAIGVGVIVFMSAMLAGLQANFIKRVLTSQPQIQLIPPDQVARPLRDEPGTIEIATVQRPTQRVISIDQWPKIRAEMQARPDVVYAAATASGSALALRGDTSRAITLYGIEPEIYFQIVKVPDFIIAGEAQITTEGILIGVELARDLGASLGDKLIVSTSLAGNRVLTIKGIFDFGNKAANQRNTFVTLRNAQSMLGLIGGITSIDITVADIYAAETAAQEIQATLPVKADSWIKTNAQFFTAVRAQQNSNTLIRLFVGLSVAFGIAAVLIVSVIQRSKDIGILRAMGTRRGQILRVFLIQGGLLGFVGALIGSGLGALALFVWHQSARQVDGSELFPLILDSELFIASSLLATLTGVAAAIAPALRAARLDPVVAIRG, encoded by the coding sequence GTGAAACGTTGGCTGCCGTTCGAGTGGATCGCCGCGGTGCGCTTCCTGCTCGACGGCGCGACGCAGACGCTGGTGATCGTCGGCGGCATCGCGATCGGCGTCGGCGTCATCGTCTTCATGTCGGCGATGCTGGCCGGGCTACAGGCGAATTTCATCAAGCGCGTGCTGACCTCGCAGCCGCAGATCCAGTTGATCCCGCCGGATCAGGTGGCGCGGCCGCTGCGCGACGAGCCGGGCACGATCGAGATCGCGACGGTGCAGCGCCCGACCCAGCGGGTGATCTCGATCGACCAGTGGCCGAAGATCCGCGCCGAGATGCAGGCGCGGCCGGACGTGGTGTATGCGGCCGCCACCGCGTCGGGCTCGGCGCTGGCGCTGCGCGGCGACACCAGCCGGGCGATCACGCTGTACGGCATCGAGCCGGAGATCTATTTCCAGATCGTCAAGGTGCCGGATTTCATCATCGCCGGCGAAGCCCAGATCACCACCGAGGGCATCCTGATCGGCGTCGAGCTGGCGCGCGATCTCGGCGCCTCGCTCGGCGACAAGCTCATCGTCTCGACGTCGCTCGCCGGCAATCGCGTCCTCACCATCAAGGGCATCTTCGATTTCGGCAACAAGGCCGCCAACCAGCGCAACACTTTCGTGACGCTGCGCAACGCCCAGAGCATGCTCGGCCTGATCGGCGGCATCACCTCGATCGACATCACCGTGGCGGACATCTACGCCGCCGAGACCGCCGCGCAGGAAATTCAGGCGACGCTGCCGGTGAAAGCCGATAGCTGGATCAAGACCAACGCGCAGTTCTTCACCGCGGTGCGGGCGCAGCAGAATTCCAACACGCTGATCCGGCTGTTCGTCGGCCTGTCGGTGGCGTTCGGCATCGCCGCGGTGCTGATCGTCTCGGTGATCCAGCGCTCCAAGGACATCGGCATCCTGCGCGCGATGGGCACGCGCCGCGGCCAGATCCTGCGGGTGTTCCTGATTCAGGGCGGGCTGCTCGGCTTCGTCGGCGCGCTGATCGGCTCCGGCCTCGGCGCGCTTGCGCTGTTCGTGTGGCACCAGTCGGCGCGCCAGGTCGACGGCAGCGAGCTGTTTCCGCTGATCCTCGATTCCGAATTGTTCATCGCGTCGTCGCTGCTGGCGACGCTCACCGGCGTCGCGGCGGCGATCGCGCCCGCGCTGCGTGCGGCGCGGCTCGATCCGGTGGTGGCGATCCGTGGCTGA
- a CDS encoding ABC transporter ATP-binding protein gives MAEVLRLDGIRKSYNVGTPVETEVLHGIDLTLQARDFLALMGPSGSGKSTLLNIIGLLDRPTAGKLTINGEDTGLLGDAALTQLRGRAIGFVFQYHYLISAFTARENVMMPMLVDRGRPDTAMERRADELLDRVGLSRWRNNSASNMSGGQQQRVAIARALAMDPDLVLADEPTGNLDTKSADDVFALMREINRERGTTFLLVTHNDDLAKRCDSIVQVVDGKIAGQGS, from the coding sequence GTGGCTGAAGTCCTGCGCCTCGACGGCATCCGGAAATCCTACAATGTCGGCACCCCGGTCGAGACCGAGGTGCTGCACGGCATCGACCTGACCTTGCAGGCGCGCGATTTCCTGGCGCTGATGGGGCCGTCGGGCTCGGGCAAGTCGACGCTGCTCAACATCATCGGCCTGCTCGACCGGCCGACCGCGGGCAAGCTGACGATCAACGGCGAGGACACCGGCCTGCTCGGCGACGCGGCGCTGACGCAACTCCGCGGCCGCGCCATCGGCTTCGTGTTCCAGTATCACTATCTGATCTCGGCCTTCACCGCGCGCGAGAACGTGATGATGCCGATGCTGGTCGATCGCGGCCGTCCCGATACGGCGATGGAGCGCCGCGCCGACGAGCTGCTCGATCGCGTCGGCCTCAGCCGCTGGCGCAACAACAGCGCCAGCAACATGTCGGGCGGCCAGCAGCAGCGCGTCGCCATCGCCCGCGCGCTGGCGATGGACCCCGACCTCGTGCTCGCCGACGAGCCGACCGGCAATCTCGACACCAAATCCGCCGACGACGTGTTCGCGCTGATGCGCGAGATCAACCGCGAGCGCGGCACCACCTTTCTGCTCGTCACCCACAATGACGACCTCGCCAAACGCTGCGACAGCATCGTCCAGGTGGTCGACGGCAAGATTGCGGGGCAGGGCAGTTAG
- a CDS encoding Twin-arginine translocation pathway signal translates to MSTVVLNRRKLLVASGSFLAAGLSSGLLLPARAEGLAPTPSMSGGANNYRKGAPIVDRIGGGGFWMRGTVRRAGDGAPLAGQRIQIWAHTVEGQEHEQRSHGATLTDKNGEFRLEMPQIIPVFGQPHGHLAYDSDEFKTVFLRPVMRSAKNTSLEAHFVLQPV, encoded by the coding sequence ATGAGCACGGTCGTTCTGAACCGCCGCAAGCTGCTCGTCGCCAGCGGTTCCTTCCTGGCAGCCGGTCTATCGTCCGGGCTGTTGCTACCTGCCCGAGCGGAAGGCCTCGCACCGACTCCGTCGATGTCGGGCGGGGCCAACAATTATCGCAAAGGCGCCCCGATCGTCGATCGGATCGGCGGGGGTGGATTCTGGATGAGAGGGACCGTTCGCCGTGCAGGCGACGGCGCTCCGCTCGCCGGGCAGCGGATCCAGATCTGGGCGCATACGGTCGAAGGGCAGGAGCACGAGCAGCGCAGTCACGGCGCCACGCTCACCGACAAGAACGGCGAGTTCCGTCTCGAGATGCCGCAGATCATTCCGGTGTTCGGCCAGCCGCACGGGCACCTCGCTTATGACAGCGACGAATTCAAGACCGTGTTCCTGCGTCCGGTCATGCGCAGCGCAAAAAACACCAGCCTGGAAGCGCACTTCGTCCTTCAGCCGGTCTGA
- a CDS encoding ferric reductase-like transmembrane domain-containing protein, whose amino-acid sequence MNRVRATLVWAALAAAIGVPIAAAAMSPLLNWRGPVYIVAGFAGIVALGLVLVQPLLIGGYLPGLSALRARRAHRWIGGTLVIAVLIHVGGLWYTSPPDMIDALTFTSPTPFSPWGVVAMWAIFAVALLAVFRRRWGLGPRQWRIAHMLLAVVIVVGSVVHGILIEGTMELMSKAALCALVVAAAATVMVDLRVWRKRARWREQNPASR is encoded by the coding sequence ATGAACCGGGTCCGGGCGACCCTGGTCTGGGCAGCCCTCGCGGCCGCCATCGGCGTGCCGATCGCCGCCGCGGCCATGAGCCCTTTGCTCAATTGGCGAGGTCCGGTCTACATCGTGGCCGGGTTCGCGGGGATCGTCGCGCTCGGTCTCGTCCTGGTTCAGCCTTTGCTGATCGGCGGGTATTTGCCCGGACTGTCGGCCTTGCGCGCGCGGCGCGCGCATCGCTGGATCGGCGGCACGCTGGTGATCGCCGTGCTGATTCACGTCGGCGGTCTGTGGTACACCAGCCCGCCGGACATGATCGATGCGCTGACCTTCACGTCGCCGACGCCGTTTTCCCCTTGGGGCGTGGTCGCAATGTGGGCGATCTTCGCCGTCGCGCTGCTCGCAGTCTTCCGCCGACGATGGGGCCTCGGGCCGCGACAGTGGCGGATCGCCCACATGCTGCTCGCCGTGGTGATCGTCGTCGGGAGCGTCGTGCACGGCATACTGATCGAGGGGACGATGGAATTGATGTCGAAGGCGGCGCTCTGTGCGCTGGTCGTCGCGGCGGCCGCAACCGTCATGGTCGACCTTCGGGTGTGGAGAAAGCGGGCCCGTTGGCGCGAACAGAACCCAGCGTCACGGTGA
- a CDS encoding translational machinery protein — protein MTTHHFHAVIWIDHKEARVFHFNPEDVERTVVHPDHPAKQVHHKPEDPHYLKAAMDAISDAGAILVIGPAHTKTELVKYIEQHNPALKAKIAAVETVDHPTDGQIVAHARKYFKAEDRVTPQTK, from the coding sequence ATGACGACCCACCACTTCCACGCCGTGATCTGGATCGACCACAAGGAAGCCCGCGTCTTCCACTTCAATCCGGAGGATGTCGAGCGGACGGTGGTTCATCCGGATCACCCTGCGAAGCAAGTCCACCACAAGCCCGAGGATCCACATTATCTGAAGGCGGCGATGGATGCGATTTCCGATGCCGGCGCGATTCTGGTGATCGGTCCCGCGCACACCAAGACCGAACTGGTGAAGTATATCGAGCAGCACAATCCCGCGCTGAAGGCCAAGATCGCCGCAGTCGAGACCGTCGATCATCCCACCGACGGCCAGATCGTCGCCCACGCCCGCAAGTACTTCAAAGCCGAAGACCGCGTGACTCCGCAGACGAAGTAA
- a CDS encoding ABC transporter substrate-binding protein, with protein MDARHSIVAAMMTAALLSPSAASAQATSPSTASARISDDIVKIGVLTDMNGPASTPTGQGSVTAAQMAVEDFGGSVLGKPISIIVGDHQLKPDIGAALARRWYDVEQVDLIVDVPVSAVGLAVQNIAGEKKRMFITHSTGAADFHGKFCSPYAMQWVFDTRALAVGTAQEVVKRGGDSWFFITDDYAFGQSLERDAAAVVTKSGGKVLGAVRPPFATPDLSSFVLQAQASKAKIIGIAGGPPNNINEIKTGAEFGVFKGGQQMAALLALITDIHSLGLPAAQGLLLTTSFYWDMDDKTREWSKRYFAKMNRMPSMWQAGVYSSTMHYLQAIKDAGTDEPLAVAAKMREKPVEDFFSRNGRLREDGLMVHDLMLVQVKSPEESKYPWDYYKILTRISGDEAFGPPDPACPLIKK; from the coding sequence ATGGACGCCAGACATTCGATCGTGGCGGCGATGATGACGGCCGCGCTGCTGTCACCGTCCGCCGCATCGGCGCAAGCCACTTCGCCGTCCACCGCTTCGGCGCGTATCTCCGACGACATCGTCAAGATCGGCGTGCTGACCGACATGAACGGCCCGGCCTCGACGCCGACCGGCCAGGGCTCGGTCACCGCCGCGCAGATGGCGGTCGAGGATTTCGGCGGCAGCGTGCTCGGCAAGCCGATCAGCATCATCGTCGGCGATCATCAGCTCAAGCCGGACATCGGCGCCGCGCTGGCGCGGCGCTGGTACGACGTCGAGCAGGTCGATCTGATCGTCGACGTGCCGGTCTCCGCGGTCGGCCTCGCGGTGCAGAACATCGCGGGCGAGAAGAAGCGGATGTTCATCACCCATTCGACCGGCGCCGCGGATTTCCACGGCAAGTTCTGCTCGCCTTACGCGATGCAATGGGTGTTCGACACCAGGGCGCTCGCGGTCGGCACCGCGCAGGAAGTCGTGAAGCGCGGCGGCGATTCGTGGTTCTTCATCACCGACGACTACGCCTTCGGCCAGTCGCTGGAGCGCGACGCGGCTGCCGTCGTGACGAAGAGCGGCGGCAAGGTGCTGGGCGCGGTGCGGCCGCCTTTCGCGACGCCGGACCTGTCGTCCTTTGTGCTGCAGGCGCAGGCCTCGAAGGCGAAGATCATCGGCATCGCCGGCGGCCCGCCCAACAACATCAATGAAATCAAGACCGGCGCCGAGTTCGGCGTGTTCAAGGGCGGCCAGCAGATGGCGGCGCTGCTGGCGCTGATCACCGACATCCATTCGCTCGGCCTGCCCGCCGCGCAGGGCCTGTTGCTGACGACGTCGTTCTATTGGGACATGGACGACAAGACCCGCGAATGGTCGAAGCGCTATTTCGCCAAGATGAACCGGATGCCCTCGATGTGGCAGGCCGGCGTGTACTCGTCGACCATGCACTATCTGCAGGCGATCAAGGACGCCGGCACCGACGAGCCGCTCGCGGTCGCGGCGAAGATGCGCGAGAAGCCGGTCGAGGATTTCTTCTCCCGCAACGGCAGGCTCCGCGAAGACGGGCTGATGGTGCATGATCTGATGCTGGTGCAGGTGAAGAGTCCCGAGGAGTCGAAATATCCATGGGATTATTACAAGATTCTGACGCGCATCTCCGGTGACGAGGCGTTCGGTCCGCCCGATCCGGCCTGCCCGCTGATCAAGAAATAG
- a CDS encoding urease accessory protein, whose product MFAILGLGFLLGMQHALEVDHIAAVSTIAARRSGVRDIVKHGLTWGLGHTLTLFLFAGVAIVLGQAIPEHIATPLEGAVGFMLVGLGGHLLWRLWRDRVHAHVHQHGDGTRHIHLHSHAAQRAAHDTPGAHMHTHGFRWRTLLIGLMHGMAGSAALLVLAVSQAPSPTQGLLYVALFGLGSMVGMGALSAAIAVPLVMSARGLTAVNRGLQIAVGVLTIAIGLHTIQSTLLS is encoded by the coding sequence ATGTTCGCAATTCTGGGGTTGGGGTTTCTGCTGGGGATGCAGCACGCGCTCGAGGTCGATCACATCGCCGCGGTCTCGACCATCGCGGCGCGGCGCAGCGGCGTGCGCGACATCGTCAAGCACGGGCTGACCTGGGGCCTCGGCCACACGCTGACGCTGTTCCTGTTCGCCGGCGTCGCCATCGTGCTCGGCCAGGCGATCCCGGAGCACATCGCGACGCCGCTGGAAGGTGCGGTCGGGTTCATGCTGGTCGGGCTCGGCGGTCATCTGCTGTGGCGGCTGTGGCGGGACCGCGTGCACGCCCATGTACATCAGCACGGCGACGGCACGCGCCACATCCATCTGCACAGCCACGCTGCGCAGCGCGCGGCCCACGATACGCCGGGCGCTCATATGCATACGCACGGCTTTCGCTGGCGCACGCTGCTGATCGGGCTGATGCACGGCATGGCCGGCTCCGCGGCGCTGCTGGTGCTCGCGGTGTCGCAGGCGCCGAGCCCGACGCAGGGGCTGCTCTACGTGGCGTTGTTCGGCTTAGGCTCGATGGTCGGCATGGGCGCGCTGTCGGCGGCGATCGCGGTGCCGCTGGTGATGTCGGCCCGCGGCCTGACCGCGGTCAATCGCGGGTTGCAGATCGCGGTCGGCGTGCTGACCATCGCCATCGGGCTGCACACGATCCAGTCGACGCTGTTGTCCTGA
- a CDS encoding enoyl-CoA hydratase/isomerase family protein, with protein MNATVSADDELLYVVEDGIARLTFNRPQARNALTFAMYERMAAICAQINEDRAIKALILTGAGDKAFASGTDISQFRAFKTQQDALDYEARIDRVLGALEQCRVPVIAAIAGACTGGGAGIAACCDIRIGTEATRIGFPIARTLGNCLSMSNISRLVALVGPARAKEMIFTARLVEAPEALALGLLNEVVPDVATLQRRAVETAQLVASHAPITLEVTKEAVRRIRRTLTRDEGEDLILRAYMSEDFREGMEAFLGKRKPAWKGK; from the coding sequence ATGAACGCCACCGTGTCCGCCGACGACGAATTGCTCTACGTGGTCGAAGACGGCATCGCCCGTCTGACCTTCAACCGGCCGCAGGCGCGCAACGCGCTGACCTTCGCGATGTACGAGCGGATGGCGGCGATCTGCGCACAGATCAACGAGGATCGCGCCATCAAGGCGCTGATCCTGACCGGCGCCGGCGACAAGGCGTTCGCCTCCGGCACCGACATCTCGCAGTTCCGCGCCTTCAAGACCCAGCAGGACGCGCTCGACTACGAGGCGCGGATCGACCGCGTGCTCGGCGCGCTGGAGCAGTGCCGCGTTCCGGTGATCGCGGCGATCGCCGGCGCGTGCACCGGCGGCGGCGCCGGCATCGCGGCGTGCTGCGACATCCGCATCGGCACCGAGGCGACCCGCATCGGCTTCCCGATCGCGCGCACGCTCGGCAACTGCCTGTCGATGTCCAATATCAGCCGGCTGGTCGCGCTGGTCGGCCCGGCGCGAGCCAAGGAGATGATCTTCACCGCGCGGCTGGTCGAGGCGCCGGAGGCGCTGGCGCTCGGGCTGCTGAACGAGGTCGTACCGGACGTCGCGACGCTGCAGCGTCGCGCCGTCGAGACCGCGCAACTGGTGGCGAGCCACGCGCCGATCACGCTGGAAGTCACCAAGGAGGCGGTGCGCCGCATCCGGCGGACGCTGACGCGCGACGAGGGCGAGGACCTGATCCTGCGCGCCTATATGAGCGAGGATTTCCGCGAGGGCATGGAGGCGTTCCTCGGCAAGCGCAAGCCGGCGTGGAAGGGCAAGTAG
- a CDS encoding peptidoglycan recognition family protein, whose translation MIHRLIGTSLLAAALLPLDRTAAQTLSPDLATIARSAGKPDIPGLTIVWLAPWDDYRKAPWRNIIVHQTEGGSGSARNGARAQAKNPTRRGVTVWVETDGTVYWAVPETIVTTHGDGANRNDDKYIDNKPTYRQVTRGNSIGIEFAGNYPDVTRPATEAQIAAWRILVKVLRARYDIPAERVYAHNWIDYKDARYCEGCELAKLARDPGF comes from the coding sequence ATGATCCATCGCCTGATCGGAACGTCGCTGCTGGCCGCGGCGCTGCTGCCGTTGGACAGGACGGCGGCGCAGACGCTTTCGCCGGATCTGGCGACGATCGCGCGCAGTGCGGGCAAGCCGGACATCCCCGGACTGACAATCGTCTGGCTCGCCCCGTGGGACGATTATCGCAAGGCGCCGTGGCGCAACATCATCGTGCACCAGACCGAAGGCGGAAGCGGCTCGGCGCGTAACGGCGCGCGCGCGCAGGCGAAAAACCCGACGCGGCGCGGCGTCACGGTCTGGGTCGAGACCGACGGCACGGTGTATTGGGCGGTCCCGGAAACGATCGTCACCACCCATGGCGACGGCGCCAACCGCAACGACGACAAATACATCGACAACAAGCCGACCTATCGCCAGGTCACGCGCGGCAATTCGATCGGCATCGAATTCGCCGGCAACTATCCGGACGTGACCAGACCCGCCACCGAGGCGCAGATCGCGGCGTGGCGCATTCTCGTCAAGGTGCTACGCGCGCGCTACGACATTCCGGCCGAACGCGTCTATGCCCACAACTGGATCGACTACAAGGACGCGCGCTATTGCGAGGGCTGCGAGCTCGCGAAGCTCGCGCGCGATCCGGGGTTTTGA
- a CDS encoding GGDEF domain-containing protein, protein MLSVPTLWVVFLINFLALGLVWTHVMRSYPNFTPARYWTAACFVVSLGAGFGMLRGVIDTKVPLIAGGGTVVLAAYLISMGVFRFYDRQMSWRLALGATAACTAGLAFFLLVIDSMMMRILIYSVAQAIPIAMTLPLMLSRSGRRNPGARMAATVAIMMLLVYAVRSGAATIGIGGELSVVNFNDFQASLVLMLVFLSMTLNFSFLLMAIDRLRSEVESLALIDDLTGISNRRHLLQRMAAQCQAAMQTDEPFTVLAIDLDGFKAINDGHGHAAGDECLRRFSRAAQARLRPGDLFARTGGDEFCVVMPATTLREGAMVARHILEESRTLSTQGGDETITIAASIGVAQWTPQIGMHPDRLIAAADAALYNAKKLGKDRYAVHEPTVEPLPTFLEPVRKIA, encoded by the coding sequence ATGTTGAGCGTTCCGACCCTCTGGGTGGTCTTTCTGATCAATTTTCTCGCGCTGGGTCTGGTCTGGACCCACGTGATGCGGAGCTATCCGAACTTCACCCCGGCACGTTATTGGACCGCGGCCTGCTTCGTCGTTTCGCTCGGCGCGGGCTTCGGCATGCTGCGGGGCGTGATCGACACCAAGGTGCCGCTGATCGCCGGCGGCGGCACCGTCGTTCTGGCCGCCTATCTGATCTCGATGGGCGTGTTCCGCTTCTACGATCGACAGATGAGCTGGCGGCTCGCCCTCGGCGCGACCGCAGCCTGCACCGCGGGTCTCGCCTTCTTCCTGCTCGTGATCGATTCGATGATGATGCGGATCTTGATCTACTCGGTGGCCCAGGCCATTCCGATCGCGATGACGCTGCCGCTGATGCTGTCGCGCAGCGGCCGCCGCAATCCCGGCGCGCGGATGGCCGCCACGGTGGCGATCATGATGCTGCTGGTCTACGCGGTTCGTTCCGGGGCTGCGACCATTGGCATCGGCGGCGAATTGTCGGTGGTCAATTTCAATGACTTTCAGGCTTCGCTGGTGCTGATGCTGGTGTTCCTGTCGATGACGCTGAATTTTTCGTTCCTGCTGATGGCGATCGACCGGCTGCGTTCCGAGGTCGAGAGCCTCGCGCTGATCGACGACCTCACCGGCATCTCCAATCGTCGCCATTTGCTGCAACGTATGGCGGCGCAGTGCCAGGCCGCGATGCAGACCGACGAACCGTTCACGGTGCTGGCGATCGACCTCGACGGCTTCAAGGCCATCAACGACGGCCACGGCCACGCCGCCGGCGACGAGTGCCTGCGCCGATTCTCCCGCGCCGCGCAGGCGCGGCTGCGTCCCGGCGATCTGTTTGCGCGCACCGGCGGCGACGAATTCTGCGTGGTGATGCCCGCGACCACCCTGCGCGAAGGCGCGATGGTCGCCCGCCACATCCTGGAAGAGAGCCGCACGCTGTCGACGCAAGGCGGCGACGAGACGATCACGATCGCCGCCTCGATCGGCGTCGCGCAATGGACGCCGCAGATCGGGATGCACCCCGACCGGCTGATCGCGGCCGCGGACGCAGCGCTGTACAACGCCAAGAAACTCGGCAAGGATCGCTACGCGGTCCACGAACCGACGGTGGAACCACTGCCTACGTTTCTCGAGCCGGTGCGAAAGATCGCCTGA
- the queD gene encoding 6-carboxytetrahydropterin synthase QueD, translated as MKITQAFRFEAAHQLPNVPETHRCRRMHGHSYRVELQLSGPVNPTTGFVLDFFEIEAAFGPLLARLDHYCLNDIEGLENPTAENIAIWIWDRTKPGLPALSNVRVYETPDCWADYAGEDAGV; from the coding sequence ATGAAAATCACCCAAGCGTTCAGGTTCGAAGCCGCCCACCAATTGCCCAATGTCCCGGAAACGCATCGCTGCCGGCGGATGCACGGGCATTCCTATCGCGTCGAGCTGCAGCTCTCGGGGCCCGTCAATCCGACGACCGGCTTCGTGCTGGATTTCTTCGAGATCGAGGCGGCGTTCGGCCCGCTGCTGGCGCGGCTCGACCATTATTGCCTGAACGACATCGAGGGGCTGGAAAATCCGACCGCGGAGAACATCGCGATCTGGATCTGGGACCGGACCAAGCCGGGCTTGCCGGCACTGTCGAACGTCCGGGTCTATGAAACGCCGGATTGCTGGGCCGACTACGCCGGCGAAGACGCCGGCGTCTGA
- a CDS encoding hemerythrin domain-containing protein has product MSRMIELLYDEHRNIAKLLNVIEHELSVFDRRERPDYEIFQAIIQYFREYPEACHHPKEDVVYQILKERNPSVAGAVGDVEAEHELEGERLARFAKVVEDVLADQELPRETFHTAAQDFLEHQRRHMAKEEQLLFPAALETLTADDWAQIDARIEERKDPMFDGETASKFQNLYATILRWEQETQEDRSRAAAAAVR; this is encoded by the coding sequence ATGTCACGAATGATTGAATTACTTTACGACGAGCACCGCAACATCGCGAAGCTGCTCAACGTGATCGAGCACGAACTCAGCGTCTTCGATCGGCGCGAACGGCCCGACTACGAGATCTTCCAGGCCATCATCCAGTACTTCAGGGAATATCCCGAGGCCTGCCATCACCCGAAGGAGGATGTGGTCTACCAGATCCTCAAGGAGCGTAACCCGTCAGTCGCCGGCGCAGTCGGCGACGTCGAGGCCGAGCACGAACTGGAAGGCGAGCGCCTCGCCCGCTTCGCCAAGGTGGTCGAGGACGTCCTCGCCGACCAGGAACTGCCGCGCGAGACCTTCCACACCGCCGCCCAGGATTTTCTCGAGCATCAGCGCCGCCACATGGCGAAGGAAGAGCAGTTGCTGTTCCCGGCCGCGCTGGAGACGCTGACCGCCGACGATTGGGCGCAGATCGACGCGCGGATCGAAGAGCGCAAGGACCCGATGTTCGACGGTGAGACCGCGAGCAAGTTCCAGAACCTCTACGCGACCATCCTGCGCTGGGAGCAGGAAACCCAGGAAGACCGCAGCAGGGCCGCAGCGGCGGCGGTGCGCTGA